Proteins from a single region of Mesobacillus boroniphilus:
- the cysK gene encoding cysteine synthase A has product MVRIANSITELIGQTPIVKLNGLVDEQSADVYLKLEYMNPGSSVKDRIALAMIEDAEAKGVLKQGDTLIEPTSGNTGIGLAMVAAAKGYKAILVMPETMSMERRNLLRAYGAELVLTPGPEGMGGAIRKAEELAKENGYFMPQQFENEANPSVHERTTGPEIVEQMGDQLDAFIAGIGTGGTITGAGKVLREKYKDIKIIAVEPTDSPVLSGGKPGPHKIQGIGAGFVPGVLDTKVYDEIIKVENEQAFDYARRAAKEAGILGGISSGAAIYAALETAKKLGKGKKVLAVIPSNGERYLSTPLYQFED; this is encoded by the coding sequence TTGGTACGTATTGCAAATTCTATTACAGAACTGATCGGCCAGACACCAATCGTGAAGCTGAACGGACTTGTTGATGAGCAAAGTGCAGATGTATATTTGAAGCTTGAATACATGAACCCCGGCAGCAGTGTCAAGGATCGTATTGCATTGGCGATGATTGAGGATGCTGAGGCAAAAGGAGTCCTGAAGCAAGGGGATACACTCATTGAGCCAACGAGCGGAAATACAGGGATCGGCCTGGCGATGGTAGCAGCAGCCAAAGGATATAAAGCGATTCTCGTCATGCCAGAAACGATGAGCATGGAACGCAGGAATCTTCTGCGAGCCTATGGAGCGGAGCTTGTGTTAACTCCTGGACCTGAAGGAATGGGCGGGGCGATCCGTAAAGCGGAGGAACTGGCAAAGGAAAATGGGTACTTCATGCCTCAACAGTTTGAAAATGAAGCCAACCCTTCTGTCCACGAAAGAACGACCGGACCAGAAATCGTTGAGCAGATGGGTGACCAGCTGGATGCCTTCATCGCTGGCATCGGCACAGGCGGAACCATCACAGGAGCAGGAAAAGTCCTTCGTGAAAAATACAAGGATATCAAGATTATAGCTGTTGAACCAACAGACTCCCCGGTACTGTCTGGCGGAAAACCAGGTCCTCACAAGATCCAGGGAATCGGTGCAGGCTTTGTTCCGGGTGTACTTGATACAAAAGTGTACGATGAAATTATCAAAGTTGAAAATGAGCAGGCATTCGACTATGCCCGCCGCGCGGCAAAAGAAGCAGGAATCCTCGGCGGAATCTCTTCAGGTGCAGCCATTTATGCAGCTTTGGAAACAGCGAAAAAACTTGGCAAAGGAAAAAAAGTACTGGCGGTAATCCCAAGTAACGGAGAACGCTACCTGAGCACGCCACTTTACCAATTTGAAGACTAA
- a CDS encoding peptidyl-prolyl cis-trans isomerase, translating to MEKKQLWYIIAGLAILNAITLVMLIAKPAILEGNKEIVAEISKDSITRQEWLTELEERYGQETLRDLIDQKVVKQMADEYNIKVSDQAVERELTIYKAMYSAAGNEPKTEDKWKQQIKYSLLLEEILTKDVKVSEEDMKSFYEQNNSLFDIPASYHLSQIVVETKKEADSAVKELKDGSSFAALAMERSIDEFSANEGGDIGFVTEEDELVFPEVVDAAKSLKPEEWTGPVKVENGYAIVYLHEKLEGKKYAYSEVKNQIRRQIALEQMDIPVSARAFWNDAEVSWFYGDSGKK from the coding sequence GTGGAAAAAAAGCAGCTTTGGTACATTATTGCCGGGTTAGCCATATTGAACGCTATAACGCTTGTGATGCTGATCGCCAAGCCTGCTATCCTCGAGGGGAATAAGGAGATTGTTGCGGAGATTAGCAAGGATTCAATCACACGCCAGGAGTGGCTCACTGAGCTTGAGGAAAGATACGGTCAGGAAACACTCAGGGACCTGATTGATCAGAAAGTCGTCAAACAAATGGCCGATGAATATAACATCAAAGTGTCAGACCAGGCCGTAGAGCGTGAACTGACAATTTATAAAGCGATGTACTCTGCAGCTGGCAATGAGCCGAAGACAGAAGATAAATGGAAGCAGCAAATTAAATACAGTTTACTGCTCGAAGAAATTTTAACGAAGGATGTTAAAGTTTCGGAAGAGGATATGAAGTCCTTTTATGAACAGAATAATAGCCTTTTTGACATCCCTGCATCCTATCATCTGTCGCAAATAGTCGTCGAAACGAAAAAAGAAGCTGACTCAGCAGTGAAAGAGCTAAAAGATGGCTCCAGCTTCGCTGCTCTCGCAATGGAGCGTTCGATCGATGAGTTTTCAGCGAATGAGGGAGGAGACATCGGCTTTGTTACCGAAGAAGACGAGCTTGTTTTCCCAGAGGTAGTCGATGCAGCGAAATCGCTGAAACCCGAAGAATGGACAGGCCCTGTAAAAGTGGAGAATGGTTATGCAATTGTTTATCTTCATGAAAAACTTGAAGGGAAGAAATATGCCTATAGCGAAGTAAAGAACCAGATTCGCAGGCAGATTGCCCTTGAACAAATGGACATTCCTGTTTCTGCACGGGCGTTCTGGAATGACGCGGAAGTTAGCTGGTTTTATGGTGACAGCGGGAAGAAATAG
- the hslO gene encoding Hsp33 family molecular chaperone HslO, protein MSDYLVKALAFDGQIRAYATKTTETVGEAQRRHYTWPVASAALGRTMTAGVMMGAMLKGDDKLTIKIEGGGPLGLILVDSNAKGEVRGFVSNPHVHFDLNEHGKLDVRQGVGTDGTLTVVKDLGLRDYFTGQVPIVSGELGEDFTYYFATSEQVNSSVGVGVLVNPDNSIKAAGGFIIQLMPGTTEETITAIEQRLQSIPPVSKLIEKGLSPEELLEELLGKENVKVLDTMPVNFECNCSKDRFSNALISLGTEEIRDMIETEGQAEAHCHFCNEKYMFTKEELEEIEKEAK, encoded by the coding sequence ATGAGTGATTATTTAGTAAAGGCACTGGCTTTTGACGGGCAGATAAGAGCATATGCCACAAAAACGACAGAAACAGTTGGAGAAGCACAGCGTCGCCATTATACATGGCCTGTAGCATCTGCTGCACTTGGCCGGACAATGACAGCTGGCGTAATGATGGGTGCTATGCTCAAGGGCGATGATAAATTGACAATCAAAATCGAAGGTGGAGGTCCGCTTGGACTCATTCTTGTGGACAGCAATGCCAAAGGAGAGGTAAGGGGCTTTGTCTCAAACCCTCATGTCCACTTCGATTTGAACGAGCATGGCAAGCTTGATGTAAGACAAGGTGTTGGTACAGACGGGACGCTTACTGTCGTTAAGGATTTAGGCTTACGCGACTATTTTACAGGACAAGTGCCGATTGTATCAGGCGAGCTAGGAGAGGACTTCACTTATTACTTCGCAACTTCTGAACAGGTCAATTCTTCCGTTGGCGTCGGGGTGCTGGTTAATCCTGATAACTCGATCAAAGCAGCGGGAGGATTCATCATCCAGCTGATGCCTGGGACGACAGAAGAAACCATTACAGCGATCGAACAACGATTGCAATCTATCCCGCCAGTTTCAAAGCTAATTGAAAAAGGATTATCTCCTGAAGAATTGTTGGAAGAATTACTTGGAAAAGAGAATGTAAAAGTCCTTGATACAATGCCAGTGAATTTTGAGTGCAATTGCTCAAAGGACCGATTCAGCAATGCTCTCATCAGCCTTGGCACAGAAGAAATCCGTGATATGATCGAGACAGAGGGACAGGCAGAAGCGCACTGCCATTTCTGCAACGAGAAGTACATGTTCACAAAAGAAGAACTGGAAGAGATAGAGAAAGAAGCGAAATAA
- the pabA gene encoding aminodeoxychorismate/anthranilate synthase component II has product MILMIDNYDSFTYNLVQYLGEMGEELRVIRNDQTSIRGIADLDPQFLMISPGPCSPNEAGISLEAIKNFSGKTPIFGVCLGHQSIAQVFGGDVVRAERLMHGKTSLVYHDGKTIFEGLENPFPAARYHSLIVKKETLPDCLEVSAWTEEGEIMALRHKTLPVEGVQFHPESILTTPGKQLLRNFIAHYKTAKEVSL; this is encoded by the coding sequence ATGATATTGATGATCGATAATTATGACTCATTCACATATAACCTTGTTCAGTATTTAGGTGAAATGGGCGAAGAACTTAGGGTCATCCGCAACGACCAGACGTCCATAAGAGGAATTGCGGACCTTGATCCACAGTTCCTGATGATCTCGCCGGGCCCATGCAGCCCGAATGAAGCGGGCATCAGCCTGGAAGCGATCAAGAATTTTTCAGGCAAGACTCCGATTTTCGGTGTTTGTCTCGGCCATCAGTCCATTGCCCAGGTATTTGGCGGTGACGTGGTCCGTGCGGAGCGGCTCATGCATGGAAAAACTTCATTGGTCTACCATGACGGCAAGACGATTTTTGAAGGATTGGAGAATCCATTCCCTGCGGCACGCTACCATTCGCTCATCGTAAAAAAAGAAACCCTTCCTGACTGCCTGGAGGTCTCTGCCTGGACGGAGGAAGGCGAGATTATGGCGCTCCGCCATAAAACGCTGCCTGTCGAAGGTGTCCAATTCCACCCGGAATCGATTTTGACGACGCCTGGAAAGCAGTTGCTGCGTAATTTCATTGCTCATTATAAGACTGCTAAGGAAGTAAGTTTATAA
- a CDS encoding type III pantothenate kinase, whose product MIFVFDVGNTNIVLGVYDKEELKHHWRIETNRHRTEDEFGMIVKNLFDHVELSFSDIDGIIISSVVPPIMFSLERMCQKYFHLKPLVVGPGIKTGLDIKYENPREVGADRIVNAVAAIHEYGSPLVIVDFGTATTYCYINEHNQYMGGAIAPGVGISTEALYSRAAKLPRIEISRPDDVVGKNTVSAMQAGILYGYVGQVEGIVKRMKDKSKVPPKVIATGGLANLIAQESNMIDAVDPFLTLKGLQLIYKRNIEKNN is encoded by the coding sequence TTGATTTTTGTTTTTGACGTCGGGAATACAAATATCGTGTTAGGTGTTTATGATAAAGAAGAGTTGAAGCACCATTGGAGAATAGAAACGAACCGTCATAGAACGGAAGATGAATTTGGCATGATTGTTAAAAATCTATTTGACCATGTCGAACTTTCTTTTTCAGATATTGATGGAATTATTATTTCGTCTGTTGTTCCGCCAATCATGTTCTCGCTTGAGCGGATGTGCCAGAAGTACTTCCACCTTAAGCCCTTGGTCGTCGGTCCTGGCATCAAGACCGGACTGGACATTAAATATGAAAATCCAAGAGAGGTCGGAGCGGACCGTATAGTCAATGCGGTCGCGGCCATTCATGAATATGGAAGCCCGCTGGTCATTGTCGACTTTGGTACAGCTACAACTTACTGCTATATTAATGAGCATAATCAATATATGGGTGGAGCGATTGCGCCGGGGGTTGGCATCTCTACTGAGGCCCTATATTCCAGGGCAGCCAAGCTTCCGCGTATTGAAATCAGCAGACCTGATGACGTGGTAGGAAAGAACACAGTTTCAGCAATGCAGGCTGGTATTCTGTATGGATATGTTGGACAAGTAGAGGGAATAGTTAAACGGATGAAAGATAAGAGTAAAGTCCCTCCTAAAGTAATCGCGACAGGCGGCCTGGCAAACTTAATCGCCCAGGAATCGAATATGATCGATGCTGTGGATCCATTTTTAACTTTAAAGGGACTGCAGCTTATCTATAAGCGCAATATCGAAAAAAACAATTAA
- the ftsH gene encoding ATP-dependent zinc metalloprotease FtsH translates to MNRIFRNTIFYLLIFLVIIGVVSFFNGNNQPTEPISYDKFMQELEAGNVDGDLTLQPERGVYEVRGQLRGQEEGKGFITYVWNNPETLNRIEQAAADADVEILPAKETSGWVTFFTSIIPFIIIFILFFFLLNQAQGGGSRVMNFGKSKAKLYNEEKKKVRFKDVAGADEEKQELVEVVEFLKDPRKFADLGARIPKGILLVGPPGTGKTLLARAVAGEAGVPFFSISGSDFVEMFVGVGASRVRDLFETAKKNAPCIIFIDEIDAVGRQRGAGLGGGHDEREQTLNQLLVEMDGFGANEGIIIVAATNRPDILDPALLRPGRFDRQITVDRPDVTGREAVLKVHARNKPLDESVNLKSIAARTPGFSGADLENLLNEAALVAARRDKKKIDMEDLDEATDRVIAGPAKKTRVISKKERNIVAFHEAGHTVIGVVLDEAEMVHKVTIVPRGQAGGYAVMLPKEDRYFMTKPELLDKITGLLGGRVAEEVVFGEVSTGAHNDFQRATGIARRMVTEFGMSDKLGPLQFGQAQGQVFLGRDLNNEQNYSDKIAYEIDLEIQTIIKDCYARAKNLLTEHREKLDIIANTLLEVETLDAEQIKHLIDHGRLPERKVSVENDDMKVTINKKKDEMPAIEETDKKVDSVIEDPKAIDENPKE, encoded by the coding sequence ATGAATCGGATCTTCCGTAATACCATCTTTTATTTATTGATATTTTTAGTCATTATCGGAGTTGTGAGTTTCTTTAATGGCAATAACCAGCCAACAGAACCAATCTCTTACGATAAATTCATGCAGGAACTAGAGGCAGGTAATGTCGATGGTGACCTGACGCTGCAGCCTGAACGCGGTGTGTATGAAGTAAGAGGGCAGTTGAGAGGCCAGGAGGAAGGCAAAGGCTTCATCACATATGTCTGGAACAATCCTGAAACCCTTAACAGAATCGAACAAGCGGCCGCAGATGCAGATGTTGAAATTTTGCCTGCTAAGGAAACGAGTGGATGGGTAACGTTCTTTACATCAATCATTCCGTTTATCATCATTTTCATTCTGTTCTTCTTCTTGCTGAACCAGGCTCAGGGCGGCGGAAGCCGTGTCATGAACTTCGGCAAGAGCAAAGCGAAGCTTTATAACGAAGAAAAGAAGAAAGTCCGCTTCAAGGATGTTGCGGGTGCAGATGAAGAAAAGCAAGAACTTGTCGAGGTTGTTGAATTCCTGAAAGACCCTCGCAAATTTGCTGACCTTGGGGCTCGCATTCCAAAGGGAATCCTTTTGGTAGGACCTCCGGGTACTGGTAAGACTTTGCTTGCCCGTGCTGTTGCAGGGGAAGCTGGAGTGCCATTCTTCTCAATCAGTGGCTCCGACTTCGTAGAGATGTTTGTCGGTGTCGGTGCATCACGTGTACGTGATTTATTCGAAACAGCTAAAAAGAATGCTCCATGTATCATATTCATAGATGAAATTGATGCTGTCGGCCGTCAGCGTGGCGCTGGTCTTGGCGGAGGACATGATGAGCGTGAACAGACACTTAACCAGTTGCTTGTAGAAATGGACGGATTCGGTGCTAACGAAGGGATCATCATCGTCGCCGCTACAAACCGCCCTGATATTCTCGACCCAGCATTGCTTCGTCCGGGTCGTTTCGACCGCCAGATCACAGTTGACCGTCCTGATGTTACAGGCCGTGAAGCTGTATTGAAGGTACATGCTAGAAATAAGCCTCTGGATGAATCAGTTAACTTAAAAAGTATTGCGGCCCGCACTCCAGGTTTCTCTGGAGCGGATCTTGAAAACTTATTGAACGAAGCTGCGCTTGTTGCAGCCAGAAGAGATAAGAAGAAGATTGACATGGAAGATCTAGATGAAGCAACAGACCGCGTCATAGCTGGCCCTGCCAAGAAGACCCGTGTCATCTCCAAGAAGGAAAGAAATATTGTTGCCTTCCATGAAGCTGGCCATACCGTCATCGGGGTTGTCCTTGATGAAGCGGAAATGGTCCACAAGGTAACGATTGTCCCACGCGGACAGGCAGGCGGCTATGCTGTCATGCTTCCTAAGGAAGACCGTTACTTCATGACAAAGCCGGAGCTTCTTGATAAAATCACTGGCCTCCTTGGCGGCCGTGTTGCCGAAGAAGTCGTCTTTGGTGAAGTAAGTACAGGTGCCCATAATGACTTCCAGCGTGCTACAGGCATTGCGAGAAGAATGGTAACTGAATTCGGGATGAGTGATAAGCTCGGTCCATTACAATTCGGCCAGGCACAGGGTCAAGTATTCTTAGGCCGTGACCTGAACAATGAACAAAACTACTCTGACAAGATCGCATATGAAATCGACCTTGAAATTCAGACTATTATCAAGGATTGCTATGCAAGAGCGAAAAACCTGCTAACAGAGCATCGTGAGAAGCTGGACATAATTGCGAACACATTGTTAGAGGTTGAAACTCTTGATGCAGAACAAATCAAGCATTTGATCGACCATGGCCGTCTTCCTGAACGCAAAGTCAGTGTTGAGAACGATGACATGAAAGTAACGATCAATAAGAAAAAGGATGAAATGCCTGCAATCGAAGAGACGGATAAGAAAGTTGACTCAGTCATCGAAGATCCAAAGGCAATCGATGAAAATCCAAAAGAATAG
- a CDS encoding ArsR/SmtB family transcription factor, producing the protein MKEVYEITTIEQAKVFSHELRMRIMRCFLQEKPKTATHIADELGMAPSKIHYHVKELVKVGLLELVDTRENSGIIEKYYLPVAKLFRVNLNKEEIDEDFVDPKISLLRNTSLEIKDSTKNFPEEKQKVMSFYIDLTIEEKEQFLAELDEVFERWAEKAKGQDSKESLLYGLVFGIYPKKGGE; encoded by the coding sequence ATGAAAGAAGTCTATGAAATTACAACAATCGAGCAGGCAAAAGTATTTTCTCATGAATTACGAATGAGAATCATGAGGTGTTTCTTGCAAGAGAAACCAAAAACGGCTACTCACATCGCTGATGAGTTAGGGATGGCTCCCTCCAAGATCCACTATCATGTGAAAGAGCTTGTGAAAGTTGGTTTGTTGGAACTGGTGGATACACGCGAGAATTCAGGAATCATCGAAAAGTATTATCTGCCAGTCGCAAAATTATTCCGGGTTAATTTGAATAAAGAAGAGATAGATGAGGATTTTGTTGATCCGAAAATTAGCTTATTGAGGAATACTTCATTAGAAATCAAAGACAGCACCAAGAATTTTCCAGAAGAAAAACAAAAAGTCATGTCCTTTTACATTGATTTGACCATAGAAGAAAAAGAACAATTTTTAGCGGAACTTGATGAAGTCTTCGAAAGATGGGCCGAAAAAGCAAAAGGGCAGGATTCAAAAGAAAGCCTTCTATATGGACTTGTGTTCGGGATATACCCGAAAAAAGGAGGAGAATAA
- a CDS encoding MFS transporter, translated as MKLNGMKTFLVVWFGQFFSVIGSSLTAFGLGIWVLQQTGSVTKFSMIILSATLPSIILMPLVGVIVDRFKRKWIMIISDGVAGVSTIGLFILLYFNQLEIWHIYIITAISSLFSSLQMPAYQSTVSLLVPKKQLGRANGLMQLSDASSIVIAPITAGFLLHTFGIESLIMIDVITFVIAIVTLLLVKLPELEKKPTEPLNFSSFIKEVQFGWKYIKQRPGLKWLLIYFATVNFLLGFFNVLLQPMILSLSNEQVLGIALSITGIGMLAGSILMSSWEGPSNKIKGLLGWGFVIGMCIAIAGMSDSIPLIIGSITFALFSLPISNTSSRVLWQTKVDPKVQGRVFALRSMIGRSLSPLAIVLAGPIVEKVFQPLMEKEGPLAATVGSVIGAGDGRGIGLLFVCIGFIYMITTIFIYLNPRVRQLEAELPDEVGEKNTSVASV; from the coding sequence TTGAAATTAAATGGTATGAAAACTTTTTTGGTTGTATGGTTTGGCCAGTTTTTCTCGGTAATTGGTTCATCTTTAACTGCTTTTGGATTAGGGATTTGGGTTCTGCAACAAACAGGGTCTGTTACAAAATTCTCGATGATCATCCTGAGTGCAACTTTGCCAAGCATCATACTGATGCCTTTGGTTGGCGTCATCGTGGACCGGTTCAAACGTAAGTGGATCATGATCATCAGCGATGGGGTAGCAGGTGTATCCACCATCGGATTATTTATCCTTTTATATTTTAATCAGCTTGAAATTTGGCATATCTATATCATCACCGCAATATCCTCATTGTTCAGCTCCTTGCAAATGCCAGCTTATCAGTCAACCGTATCATTATTGGTCCCTAAGAAGCAATTAGGCAGAGCAAATGGTTTAATGCAGCTTTCTGACGCTTCCTCAATTGTCATCGCCCCAATTACAGCAGGTTTCTTACTTCATACATTCGGGATCGAGTCCTTGATCATGATCGATGTCATTACATTCGTGATCGCTATTGTTACCTTGTTACTGGTAAAGCTTCCGGAACTCGAGAAAAAGCCAACGGAACCATTGAATTTTTCGTCTTTCATAAAGGAGGTCCAGTTTGGATGGAAGTATATAAAACAACGTCCGGGACTGAAATGGCTTCTTATATACTTTGCCACTGTAAACTTTTTGCTAGGATTCTTTAATGTCCTTCTTCAGCCAATGATTTTATCCCTTAGTAATGAACAAGTACTGGGGATTGCACTATCAATCACTGGAATCGGTATGCTGGCAGGAAGTATCCTCATGAGTTCCTGGGAAGGGCCATCCAATAAAATCAAAGGTCTTTTAGGCTGGGGTTTTGTCATAGGCATGTGTATAGCCATTGCTGGTATGAGTGATTCCATACCTCTTATTATTGGTTCGATTACTTTTGCACTTTTCAGCCTTCCAATTTCAAACACGAGCAGTCGTGTGTTGTGGCAAACGAAAGTGGATCCGAAAGTACAAGGGCGTGTTTTTGCATTGCGATCGATGATTGGCAGATCCTTAAGTCCGTTAGCGATTGTTTTAGCAGGACCGATTGTTGAAAAAGTTTTTCAGCCCCTAATGGAAAAAGAAGGACCACTTGCAGCAACTGTCGGATCTGTGATTGGTGCTGGAGATGGGCGAGGGATTGGATTACTCTTCGTTTGTATAGGGTTTATTTATATGATTACAACCATATTCATTTATTTGAACCCTCGTGTTCGTCAATTAGAAGCAGAATTGCCAGATGAAGTTGGAGAAAAGAATACAAGTGTCGCAAGTGTATGA
- a CDS encoding anthranilate synthase component I family protein translates to MPHYSIQSKTIPYTASRFFHQYDHIAQQYKEHVILESGRGGRYSIAAFNPEIVFSGKNNKLTITQNGSSNILEGNPLELMKNHMEKYQVSEVEGLPDFQGGSIGYLSYDYARYIEKLPSLAKDDSGIPEVYFQLFKEWFVFDHQTNVLWLMALMEKGQENQAEDRLTEWIGRWDADVPAVVAEKTPASEELQVSMDEAEFIEAVEKVQHYISQGDVFQVNLSVRQSKPIETEALEVYRQLRKLNPSPYMGYMHTQDFQLVSGSPELLAKVKGSEVSTRPIAGTRSRGRTDEEDLQLASELINNEKERAEHVMLVDLERNDLGRVCKYGTVEVNEFMVIEKYSHVMHIVSNVRGELAEGETWFDVVNATFPGGTITGAPKVRTMEIIEELEPVRRGPYTGSLGWFGFNGNMELNIIIRTMLVKDGMAHVQAGAGVVIDSIPANEYKESLKKAIALWKAKELAEGKA, encoded by the coding sequence TTGCCGCACTATAGCATTCAATCAAAAACGATCCCATATACAGCTTCACGTTTTTTTCATCAGTACGATCATATTGCACAACAATATAAAGAGCATGTCATCCTCGAAAGCGGAAGAGGCGGGCGTTACAGTATCGCGGCGTTCAATCCTGAGATTGTGTTTTCGGGTAAAAATAATAAATTGACGATCACACAAAATGGTTCGTCAAATATTCTTGAGGGAAATCCTCTTGAGCTAATGAAAAATCATATGGAAAAATATCAGGTGTCTGAAGTAGAAGGCTTGCCGGATTTTCAGGGCGGTTCGATCGGTTATCTGAGCTATGATTATGCCCGTTATATTGAAAAGCTTCCTTCACTGGCAAAGGATGATTCCGGGATCCCGGAGGTCTATTTTCAACTATTCAAGGAATGGTTTGTGTTTGACCACCAGACAAATGTGCTGTGGCTGATGGCCTTAATGGAAAAAGGACAGGAAAACCAGGCGGAGGACAGGCTAACAGAGTGGATAGGTCGGTGGGATGCTGACGTACCTGCAGTTGTTGCTGAAAAAACGCCTGCTTCAGAAGAATTGCAAGTATCCATGGATGAAGCTGAATTCATTGAGGCAGTTGAGAAGGTACAGCATTACATTTCGCAGGGGGACGTCTTCCAGGTGAATCTATCTGTCAGGCAGTCCAAGCCGATTGAGACGGAAGCGCTGGAAGTATACCGACAGCTCCGTAAGCTTAACCCTTCTCCATATATGGGTTACATGCATACTCAAGACTTCCAGCTCGTCAGCGGTTCGCCTGAACTTTTAGCAAAAGTTAAAGGTTCAGAGGTCAGCACAAGGCCGATTGCAGGCACGAGGTCGAGGGGCCGGACAGATGAAGAAGATTTGCAGCTTGCCAGTGAACTGATCAACAATGAAAAAGAGCGCGCCGAACATGTCATGCTTGTAGACCTTGAAAGGAATGACCTCGGCAGGGTGTGCAAGTACGGTACGGTCGAAGTCAATGAGTTCATGGTCATTGAAAAATACTCCCATGTCATGCATATTGTCTCCAATGTGAGGGGGGAGCTGGCAGAGGGTGAAACTTGGTTCGATGTTGTAAACGCGACCTTCCCTGGCGGCACGATTACCGGTGCCCCGAAGGTAAGGACGATGGAAATCATTGAAGAGCTAGAGCCGGTGAGACGCGGACCTTATACTGGTTCGCTTGGCTGGTTCGGTTTTAACGGCAATATGGAACTGAACATCATTATCCGCACGATGCTGGTTAAGGATGGGATGGCTCATGTTCAGGCTGGAGCGGGTGTTGTCATCGACTCCATTCCTGCAAATGAATACAAAGAATCGTTAAAGAAAGCAATTGCTCTTTGGAAGGCGAAAGAGCTTGCGGAGGGTAAAGCATGA
- the pabC gene encoding aminodeoxychorismate lyase, whose protein sequence is MFVYINGRFVKKDEITISPFDHGFLYGLGVFETFRIYNGHPFLLDDHLERLNASLCVLNIEAEFSREETVNILDGLLAKNNFRDAYIRFNVSAGNGEIGLQTERYREPNVIVFAKPLSPAGGMSEKKALMLDLKRNTPEGTERLKSHHYLNNVLAKREAGPAMDTEGIFLTSEGFLAEGIVSNIFWYKEGVLHTPAVETGILNGITRRFVIALARNAGIEVREGFYKKEEAEAADEMFLTNSIQEIVPVTEFSGKSFPGKAGMLVNSLFGKYEACRETVWSRTKLDGGAHT, encoded by the coding sequence ATGTTTGTTTATATAAATGGCCGGTTCGTTAAAAAGGATGAAATCACCATTTCTCCTTTTGACCATGGATTTCTATATGGGTTAGGTGTATTCGAAACGTTCAGAATCTATAATGGCCATCCATTTTTGCTGGATGATCATCTGGAACGGCTGAATGCCAGTCTTTGTGTTTTGAACATCGAAGCAGAATTTTCCCGAGAGGAAACGGTGAATATCCTTGATGGGCTATTAGCTAAAAATAACTTCCGGGATGCCTATATCCGCTTCAATGTTTCGGCAGGAAATGGCGAAATAGGATTGCAGACGGAGAGATATAGGGAGCCGAATGTGATAGTTTTTGCCAAGCCGCTGTCTCCAGCAGGAGGTATGAGTGAGAAAAAGGCTTTAATGCTGGATCTGAAACGTAACACACCTGAGGGAACAGAGCGGCTAAAATCCCACCATTACCTCAATAATGTCCTCGCCAAGCGTGAGGCAGGCCCTGCAATGGATACAGAAGGAATTTTCCTGACAAGTGAAGGCTTTTTGGCCGAAGGGATTGTTTCGAATATTTTTTGGTACAAAGAGGGTGTCCTTCATACCCCGGCTGTTGAAACGGGAATTTTAAATGGAATCACCCGCAGGTTCGTCATCGCACTTGCCCGCAACGCAGGCATCGAGGTTCGTGAAGGCTTTTACAAAAAGGAAGAAGCGGAGGCTGCAGATGAAATGTTCCTGACAAATTCAATCCAGGAAATCGTCCCCGTCACAGAGTTCTCTGGTAAAAGCTTTCCTGGTAAAGCGGGGATGCTGGTGAATAGCTTGTTTGGCAAATATGAAGCTTGCCGGGAAACAGTATGGAGCAGAACAAAATTGGATGGAGGAGCACATACATGA